The DNA window GAAGACGTTAAATCACTCCTGTCTCCTGTCATTAAAACAACTTTATTCAATGTGGCATTTCAGTACAAAGCACACAAAGACTATTATTAACCCAAACCATACCCCACCAAATGAGACATATCATGTTGCATCTTTAAAAATTTCCAAAGCATAGTATATATTCAGAATAACCGTTAGCTTTGTAATAAACCAAATTTTGATGTTTGTGTCAAAAAAATCTcttgattatatatttttatattacagaCTTTACAACAGTTGCTTTCATATAAATGCTTCCTTTATTTACGCCAGGCAGTTTTGTTAAGTCAGTATGCTCTAAAGTAATGCTCTAACAGCCTATTGTTTGTACATCATTATTGTGAAACTTCTTTACAGAGAAAGATATGGATCCGTGAATCACACACCAAAAATAATCATCgttcatacaaataaaattgacaaAAATACTCAGGAATCTTTGAACATTAATCTTTTATCTTTTCCCCAGCATTCTGTGGCTTAGCAAGGATTAAGTTTCCaatagtttgtttttgtgtgtctgaatATACTTAAGTCAGTCCTTCAATTAATGTGCAGggtacacagacatacagacactgtgtgtgtgtgtgtgtgtgtgtgtgcgtgtgtgtgcgtgtgcatgcctgcatgtgtgcgtgcatgtgtgtgtgtatgtttgtgtgtgtgtgtgtgtgtgtgtgtgtgtgtatgtgtgtgtgtgtgtgtgtgtatttagatTAGGTCCCCGATGGGTACACGGGGCAGGCAGACATAGGCCTGTGGGGTCTTGCTCAAGTTGACTGGGTTGCCATCCAGTCGGATATCCTCCAGCGCGTTGCGAATATATTTGGGATCATGTGAGTTGCAGAAAGTATCCTCGTGTATAATCTGGATGTTGTTGTTCTGCAACCAGAGGGTAAAACCAATGTGAATCCATGTACAGCATTAACACATTCTGTATAATTACACACAACAAAACCGTTAAGCTTTAGGGCCGTGAAGCCTTCTTCAAATGTCGCAATATTGACCCATGCTCAAATCTTTTAGCTAGCTGTTACCTGATTCACCAAGAGTTTTGAAAATTAGAAATACAACATTCATTTCAGAGCACCTAACCAAAAAATTCTGTGCCATTCATTGACAGTtgtaatgacaaaatacacacaaaaaaatgaaatcatgaaaagtaaaaagaatTATGTGGCCatatgtagattttttttgtgtttgagttTGGCACCACATGGGTTGACAATAAGCAGTAAATCCTGATGACGTATTATACAACTTCCTAGTTCTCTGACTCCAAAAATAATTTCGCCCAAAGTTATGTGCCATCCTGGAACTCCAGTGTTCCACACTGGTTATGAGTCCTGTCTCATGTTAGCTGCGTGAACAACATAGCAGAAAGAGTATAGTTCactgccaccagagggcagtgttgAAACAGCACCAAGAGTACCTGCAAGTGAAGGGAGCGCAGACTGTGCGGCAGCGGCAAGGGAATGTGGTCTATCTCATTGTCGGTCAGGTAGAGGTACAGCAGGTTGGTCATATCCTACAaaacgatttttaaaaattataaccCCATCACTGTATTTTACAGAAAGTGTAAACATCTAAATGCAATGAGCTGtaatatttcctgttttgtgtgGTAGTGCAGTCACCCCTCACCTTGAAAGCCTCTCTCTGGATGCTTCTGCTTCCCAGCCTGTTGTGGCTGGCATCGAGGAGGGTCATGGTGGCGGGCAGCGGTGGCAGCTGTGCCAAGCTGTTCTCCCTCaccagcagctcctccagggcGGGCAGCTTGACAAGGGCATCCCTGTCGATCTGGGAGACCTGGTTACTGGTCAGATCGATCCTCTTCAGCTTGTCTGCGGTCACAGATAAAACGGCAAAACTCACCGAGGGCATGGACATGGTGACTTTCAAATATGCCCCATTATACGTATTCCTTTCAGAGATGTGAGCCTCACTGACTTGGGAAATGTGTACTCGGTTGGTTTAGGGTTTTACTAAAACAAAGTAGTTCTGGGAGCTCCCCATGCCCCTTATGATTCAACATTTACTGACATACAGGAAAGCTTTTTAACCTCACTTGCTGgatttttgggggttcaggcttggtctttccctttttttttttccatttcctgtttctaaaAAGCGTCATTGTGACAATGCCTCTCTAAAAATCACAatacaataaagttgaattgaattgaatagaaagcctaattagattttttaagcTGCAATATCCTCGTGACAAACTACGCATGTATCCCCCTTCCTTTCACACCACGTTGCCACTTGAACAGTTAAATTTTTGTCCATGAGGTGAGCGTCTTAGCTGGACAAGTTGCCAGGCCTTTACTGGCTATTAGCTATGAGCTTACTGTGAAACCCTGAAGTCCTGCTACAGTGGAAGACCTGCACCTGCACATACTCATGTGAGCAAAGTCCTCCTTGTTGATCTTGGTAATTTTGTTGAAGCGAGCGTAGAAGTGAGTGGTCTCTTTGGGCAGGGGCGGGACTGTCTCCAGCTTCACATCATCGCAGTAGACTGAGCCCCCCATGCAGGTACAGAGAAGGCAGGTTGGTAGACCTGGGGGAAGCCATAGGATTGATCAAACACAGCATGTAGGGATGATGTATGTATAAGGCTGTGTACTATAAATACCCTCAGTCCGAAACCCTAAATCCCCAGGGACTTTAAAGATTGTGCTATTGGCCTAATACATAGCTTTAAGTATCCAGAAAGTTAAATTTTCAGGGGTACAATCAATGCCATTAAATCTTCATTGTTCTCACTCATAGTCTTACAACTTGTAGAATTAATACTGAGCTGTCATTTGTGTTGCTTACAAAGAGACTTCTAGGCCTATCCCTTTTAAAGTAACTTGCCTCTCCGCTATGTGTCACAACACAAATAATGCTGACAATTGCTTCTTCTGGAAGTAACTGagagatattttttaaagtatttgttTTACTTGGTGGTGAGATGGTGAGATGTGAGATAGGTAAGAGGGATTATAGACAGAGTGGCTTGTTTTAAAGTGGTGAGTTTCAGATTGGGTCTGAAGTCTGGGTAGGTTTATACAGGTGTCTTCAGCAGGTGAGTTGCATGCTGGTAACTGAGTaggcatacagtatatttaggACATGTGAACAGGGAGTAGTACATCATCTAGAATAGTATATTGCAGTGGCAGTGTTACAGGTAGGTGACTGAGGTTTGAGTGATGTTAAAGGCAAACAAATTTTCAGAAAAGTGAGCAACTGACACCGGTGAATATGTCTACGGAGGTTTGGACCAGGGACCAGTGATATGGGTGAGCTGGTCTTTGGCAGGTGGGTTGTATCTGAGATGGGAGAACAATACGCCAGCTGGGAAGGAACATGGAACTGGCAGCAGGCTAAAAAGTGATTATATTTGGGCCAGTGGTGCTGGTGTAAAAGGTGAGCAGTGTAATGAACATGTTTTTCACTGACCCTTCTGTGTGTCCGGACCCATCAGCACGCCGGGGATCACAGGGCTGCCCGTGGCTCTCGGGGGCTGTGGCCTCAGAGgaacctcctcttcctcttcaacctcccactcctccaccttctcctcctcctcttcctcctcctccttccaaacatcctcctctccttcctgttcctcttcttcctcttcctgtcccacttcttgttcttcttcttcttcttctacctcctcctcctcctcctcctccacatccACTTCCTCCACGTCCTCCTCTTCCCGatattcctcctcctcttcctggtcctcctcctcttcctgttccacctcctcctcctcttcctcctcttcctcttcctccagggAGGCAGCAGGGGCCTGGTACCCATCCACCATGGGGGCCAATGTCCCAATCTCTATCTACAACCAGAATCACAGACACCGCATGTCTCAGTCACAAAATGTCTCCTGGTGGAGGTATATAGTGTGGGGACTTTTGTAAAGTGAATATTGAATTATGCAGCCTCCCACTCCTCCATAGAATTTTGTAAGTATTTTCTATTCCTCATATCAGTCATTGCTTTTGTTCAgacaaaaatagcttttttgaGTAAAAAATGCAccaatactatatatatatatatatatatatatatatatatatgtatatatttaaggTTGTGTGGTTAATTAATGACAGCTGGAAAATGCCACAGCTTTTTAGAACTGGAGTGGTTAAGTGCTAAAGCCTTGCTACTTCGCTCTAGAGTAAATCAAGCCCGAGTTTGAATTGTCAGTAAAGGCCACGCCTTCAAAAACTGCCAGCACAGCATCTGCCTTCAACCGTCAGGCTTCCAGCTTAATGTACGACTACGTTCTGCAGTTCCACCCCTGGCCACACAGTGGCACTGGGCGCCCACGCTGAGCCTTGAACAGGAACAGCCATTCGCTCTCTGACATATAGGAATGAAATTCTCTCACAGTGAGAAATGGTCCTTGTGGAACCAAGACACTCATGGTagcacaaaaaacatatttcaatgcAAGGAGCACACGAGAATCTCCACATATGCACTTGGAGATGAATGTATGCTTTGTTGAGAATTAATTTAGATTGATTTTATGTAGCACAACAAACATTACCCAAGCATCCAAATCATCTGAATATCTTtaacaaaaaaggtaaaataaagaACTGTACGCCACTGATACAACGTCCATCTCGTTGGAaaactctttctgcagaaatatatGGATTTCTCACATGGATATACCTAGTAGAGACTGACTATTCTAAGTGAATAATTATCTCTGCTCAACAATATCATTgggtgataataataatgtagctTCTCACACTGGAAGCAAGGGGTGTTGAAGAACTACTTCAACTCATTTTTGGACTGCATTGTCCAGTGTGCACCTGGCCTACCTGCACAATTCCAttgaatgtacacacacatacacaggatATTGTTCATTGTCAAAGACAGAGAACATGGTATAGCGGTTTCTAGCTCCGGCGCTTctaattttaatta is part of the Anguilla anguilla isolate fAngAng1 chromosome 7, fAngAng1.pri, whole genome shotgun sequence genome and encodes:
- the epyc gene encoding epiphycan — translated: MGPDTQKGLPTCLLCTCMGGSVYCDDVKLETVPPLPKETTHFYARFNKITKINKEDFAHMNKLKRIDLTSNQVSQIDRDALVKLPALEELLVRENSLAQLPPLPATMTLLDASHNRLGSRSIQREAFKDMTNLLYLYLTDNEIDHIPLPLPHSLRSLHLQNNNIQIIHEDTFCNSHDPKYIRNALEDIRLDGNPVNLSKTPQAYVCLPRVPIGDLI